Genomic segment of Streptomyces longhuiensis:
GGCGCCGTTGTCGGTGTCGGTGATCCTCGCGAAGCCGTTGCCGTCGAGGGGCGGGCCGAGGATCCGCTTGAGCGTCGTGCCGTTCGCGTCGACGTTGCCGCCGCGTGCCTGGCCCGACTCGACCTTGCCGATCGCGGCGAGGAGCTGCCAGGGGAGATTGCAGCCCGGCTTGGTCGCGGCGAGCTCCGCCTCGGCCTTCTTGTAGGCGTCGAGGACGGTGGCCGGGATACCGGACTCGTTCGCGCCGGTACCCGTGCCGCCCGGGCTGCCGGGACCCGTACTGGGCGGCGCGGTGGGGCTGTTGAGGTCCGGCAGATCGGTGTAGTACGGGGAGTTGCCGGTCGCCGAGTCGCCGGGCGAGGGCGCCGCGTCGGCGGCGGACTGTCTGCCGTTCTGCGTGTCCGTGAAGCCGGGCGCCTGGGACGCGGAAAGTGCCGCCACGGCGGCAGCCGCCACAGCGGTCGTCATCGCGGACCTGCGCAACCGCTTTCCGAATAGCGCCGCCATACCGTGAGCCCCTCCGATTGCCGACCGTTTACGGGTCAGTCCGCGCTCCCCGGCGCGGAGTGACCCAGGCGACACTACGACAACTTCCGGCGCCCAGGCACCCGTTCGTGCCCGATTTTTGCCGGTTGGCCATGTAGGCGTTACCGCGGTCGCCACGGGCCATACTGAGCGGCACCGCGTAGGCGCCGCATCAGGAACCGTCCGAGGGGGACCACTTGCCGTTCACGATCAGCCATGCCGCGGCCGTGCTGCCGGCCGTCCGCCGCGACGGTACCGGGCGCGGCGCGCTCGTGCCCTCGCTGCTGGTGGCGGGCTCGTTCGCGCCCGACGTGACGTACTTCGCGGCGAGCGCGGTGCCGGGGGCGATGGAGTTCGGGGACTTCACCCACTCCTTCCCGGGCGTCTTCACGATCGACGTGGCCGTCGCCGCTGTACTGGTCGGTCTGTGGCGCCTGTTGCGGGAACCGGTGATCGCGCTGCTGCCGGGGCGGGTGCGGGGGCAGGTCCTCGTGGTGGCGCGAGGTGCGGGCACCGGGCGTCCGGCCGGCGCCTTCGCGTGGGAGCGGCGGCCGGTGGCCGCGGTGTGGTGGTGGTACGTGTCCGCCGTCCTGGGCGCGACGACGCACGTGGTGTGGGACGCGTTCACGCATCTCGACCGGTGGGGCATGCGCGTCTTCCCGGTCCTCGGCGAGGAGATCGCCGGCTCCCCTCTCTACTGGTACGCGCAGTACGGGGGTTCGGCGGTCGCGCTCGTGGTGATCGCGCTCTTCGTGGTGTCGGCGGTGCGCCGTGTCCCCTCGGCGGCCGCCGCCGACGCCCGCGCCGCGCTGCCTCAGCTCTCCGTGGGTGAGAGGTGGGTGGCGGCGCTCGTGATCGGCGGGTGCGTGGCGGTGGCCGCGGGGGTGCGGACGGTGCGCTGGTGGACGTACTGGGGCGCGGTCGCCAAGCCGTGGGAGATCATCCCGACCCTGTGCTTCGGCGGGGGCGCGGGCCTCGTCCTCGGTCTGGTCGTGTACGCGCTGCTCGTGCGGGGACGTCGAGGTCCGGCCGGACGCGAGGTGGCGCCGGCTCCGGTGAGACAACAACAACGGTGATACGACAGCGGTGAACGCGGTAAGGGGCGGAGCCCCTTGGCTCCGCCCCTTACCTGAACTACGGCTCACCTGAACAGCAGCCCGAACTACGGTCCGGGCGACAGCTCGAACCACGGCCGGCCGCAGGCTAGTGCGCCGCGGACTCCCAGTCCGGGCCGACGCCCACCGACACGTCCAGCGGCGCCCGCAGATGCACGGCCCCGGCCATCTCGCGCCGGACCAGCTCCTCCGCCGCCGCGGCCTCGCCCGGGGCGATCTCCAGGACGATTTCGTCATGGACCTGGAGCAGCAGCCGGGACTTGAGCTTCGCGTCCTTGAGCGCCTTGTCCACGTTCAGCATGGCGATCTTGACGATGTCGGCGGCCGTGCCCTGGATCGGCGCGTTGAGCGCCATGCGCTCGGCCATCTCACGGCGCTGGCGGTTGTCGCTGTTGAGGTCCGGCAGATACCGGCGTCGGCCGAGCATCGTCTCGGTGTAGCCCGTGGCGCGCGCCTCGTCGACGACGCGGCGCAGATAGTCGCGCACGCCGCCGAACCGCTCGAAGTACGTGTCCATGAGGACCCGCGCCTCGCCCGGCTCGATGTTCAGCTGCCCGGACAGGCCGAACGCGGACAGGCCGTAGGCGAGCCCGTACGACATGGCCTTGATCTTGCGGCGCATCTCCGCGTCGACGGCGGACCGCTCGACTCCGAAGACCTGCGCGCCGACCGTGGTGTGCAGGTCCTCGCCGGAGGTGAACGCCTCGAGGAGGCCCTCGTCCTCGGAGAGGTGCGCCATGACGCGCAGCTCGATCTGGCTGTAGTCCGCGGTCATGAGCGACTCGAAGCCCTCGCCGACGACGAAGCCGCGGCGGATGGCGCGGCCCTCGTCGGTGCGGACCGGGATGTTCTGCAGGTTCGGGTCGGTCGAGGAGAGCCGGCCCGTCGCGGCGACGGTCTGGTTGAACGTCGTGTGGATGCGGCCGTCCGCGGCGATCGTCTTGATGAGGCCCTCGACGGTGACCCGAAGCTTGGCCTGCTCGCGGTGGCGCAGCATGATCACGGGGAGTTCGTGGTCGGTCTGCGTGGCCAGCCAGGCGAGCGCGTCCGCGTCCGTCGTGTACCCGGTCTTCGTCTTCTTCGTCTTGGGGAGGTCGAGCTCGCCGAAGAAGACTTCCTGGAGCTGCTTGGGCGAGCCGAGGTTGAACTCGTGGCCCACGGAGGCGTGCGCCTCCTTCACGGCCTGCTGGACGGCGCCCCCGAACATCTGCTCCATGGCCTCCAGGTGGGCGCGGTCGGCGGCGATGCCGTGCCGCTCCATGCGCGCGAGGAGCGTGGACGTGGGCAGCTCGACGTCCTTGAGGAGATCGGCCGCGCCGACTTCCCGGAGCTTCCCGCCGAAGGCCTCGCCGAGGTCGAGGATCGCGCGGGCGTGCACCATGAGCGCGTCGGCCTCGGCCTGGTCGTCGTCCTCCGTACCGAAGGCGAGCTGTCCGTCGGCCGCGGCCGGGGCGAGCTCACGGCCCAGGTACTCCAGGGTCAGCGCGTCGAGCGCGAAGGAGCGGCGGCCGGGCTTGACCAGGTACGCGGCGAGCGCCGTGTCCATGGTGATGCCGTCCACGGTCCAGCCGTGCTCGGCGAAGACCCGCATGACGTTCTTCGCGTTGTGCAGGACCTTGGGCTTCGCGGCGTCGGCGAGCCACGCCGCGAACGCGTTCTCGTCGGCCTCGTCGAGCTGGGTGGGGTCGAACCAGGCGGCGGCTCCCCCGGCGCCGGCGAGCGCCACCTCGGTGACGGATCCCGCACCGAGCGCCCAGGTGTCGACCGTGGCGAGGCCCAGGGCGGCGTCGCCGTGCTCGGCGAGCCACGGGGCCACCTCGCCCGCGCCGAGCACCGAACCGTCGACGTCGACGCCGGGCTCGGCGGGCGTCTGCTCGGCCTCCTCGGCGCCCGGGTCGACGGCGAGGAGCCGCTCGCGCAGCGACGGGTTACGGATCTCCAGGGTGTCCAGGACCATCGCGACGGCCGTGCGGTCGTACGCGGCGCGCTCCAGGTCTTCGACCGTCTGGGGGAGCTCGACGTCGCGCACCATCTCGGTGAGCCGGCGGTTCAGCTTGACGGCTTCGATGTGGTCGCGGAAATTCTGCCCGGCCTTGCCCTTGACCTCTTCGGCGCGCTCCACGAGCTCGGCGAACGAACCGAACTGGTTGATCCACTTCGCGGCGGTCTTCTCGCCGACGCCGGGGATGCCCGGCAGGTTGTCCGACGGGTCGCCGCGCAGCGCCGCGAAGTCGGGGTACTGGGCCGGCGTGAGCCCGTACTTCTCCTCGACCTTCTCCGGCGTGAACCGCGTCAGCTCGGAGACGCCCTTCGTCGGGTAGAGCACCGTGACGTGATCGCTGACGAGCTGGAACGAGTCCCGGTCGCCGGTGACGACCAGCACGTCGAACCCGGCGGCCTCGGCCTGGGTGGCGAGCGTGGCGATGATGTCGTCCGCCTCGAACCCGTCGACCGCGAAGCGCGGGGTGTGCATCGCGTCGAGGAGCTCGCCGATCAGCTCGACCTGCCCCTTGAACTCGTCCGGGGTCTTCGAACGATTCGCCTTGTACTCCGTGAACTCCTCGGAGCGCCACGTCTTGCGCGAGACGTCGAACGCCACCGCGAAGTGCGTGGGCGCCTCGTCGCGCAGCGTGTTCGCCAGCATCGACGCGAAGCCGTAGATCGCGTTCGTCGGCTGTCCGGTCGCGGTCGTGAAGTTCTCCGCGGGCAGCGCGAAGAACGCGCGGTACGCCAGCGAATGCCCGTCCATGAGCATCAGCCGCGGCCGGCTGCCTGAGGTCTTCTTCTCGGTCTTCTTCGCTGCTGTCTCTGCCACGCCCCCGATCCTGCCACGCCCCACTGACAGTCCGGTCCGTCACGGGCCTCCGATGAGAGCTGTCAGTCGTGCGTGCGAGGATCGGCGACGTACCTCACACGCGTGCTCGAAGGGGAACAGACGATGGCAACGAAGCCGCCCACGGGGGATCCGGTCCAGGACGCGCCGCAGGTGGACGCGCCGCTGCGCGCCGCCGCCGGACTGCCCGCCGTCGCCCATTCCCTCAAGATCGCCCAGCAGCAGATGGGCGTGCGCCGCACCGCGCTCACCCTGCTCCGCGTCAACCAGAAAGACGGCTTCGACTGCCCGGGCTGCGCCTGGCCCGAGCCCGAGCACCGGCACAAGGCGGAGTTCTGCGAGAACGGCGCGAAGGCGGTCGCCGAGGAGGCCACCCTGCGCCGGGTCACGCCCGACTTCTTCGCCGCGCACCCGGTCGCCGACCTCGCGACCCGCTCCGGGTACTGGCTGGGCCAGCAGGGCCGCCTCACGCACCCCATGTATCTCGCGGACGGCGCCGAGCGCTACGAGCCGGTGTCCTGGGAGCGCGCCTTCGACATCATCGCCGAGGAGCTGACCGCCCTGGCCTCCCCCGACGAGGCCGTGTTCTACACCTCGGGCCGCACGAGCAACGAGGCGGCGTTCCTCTACCAGCTGTTCGCCCGCGAGTTCGGCACGAACAACCTGCCCGACTGCTCGAACATGTGCCACGAGTCGTCCGGTTCCGCGCTCACGGAGACCATCGGCATCGGCAAGGGCAGCGTCTCCCTGGAGGACCTCTACAAGTCCGACCTGATCATCGTGGCCGGGCAGAACCCGGGCACGAACCACCCGCGCATGCTCTCCGCCCTCGAGAAGGCGAAGGCGAACGGCTCGAAGATCATCACGATCAACCCGCTGCCCGAGGCCGGACTCGAACGCTTCAAGAACCCGCAGACCCCGCAGGGCATGCTCAAGGGCGCCACCCTGACCGACCTGTTCCTCCAGATCCGCCTCGGCGGGGACCAAGCCCTCTTCCGCCTCCTGAACAAGCTGATCCTGGAGACCGAAGGCGCCGTCGACGACACCTTCATAGCGGAACACACCCACGGCTACGAGGAGTTCACCGCGGCCGCCCGCGCCGCCGACTGGGACGCGACGCTGACGGCGACGGGCCTGGAGCGCGCCGAGATCGAGGAGGCCCTCGCCCTGGTGCTCGCCTCCGAGCGCACCGTCGTGTGCTGGGCGATGGGCCTCACCCAGCACAAGCACTCGGTGCCCACGATCCGCGAAGTGGTCAACTTCCTGCTCCTGCGCGGGAACATCGGCCGCCCCGGCGCGGGCGTGTGCCCGGTGCGCGGCCACTCCAACGTGCAGGGCGACCGCACCATGGGCGTCTTCGAGCGCCCCGCGCCCGCCTTCCTGGACGCCCTGGAGAAGGAGTTCGGCTTCGCACCGCCCCGCGAGCACGGCTTCGACGTCGTACGGGCCATCGAGGCGCTGCGCGACGGCGCGGCGAAGGTGTTCTTCGCGATGGGCGGCAACTTCGTGGCGGCCTCCCCCGACACCGACGTCACCGAGGCCGCGATGCGCCGCGCGGCCCTGACGGTGCACGTGTCGACGAAGCTCAACCGCTCCCACGCGGTCACCGGCGCGCGCGCCCTGATCCTGCCGACGCTCGGCCGCACTGAGCGGGACCTCCAGAGCAGCGGCGAGCAGTTCGTGACGGTCGAGGACTCCATGAGCATGGTCCACGCCTCACGCGGCCGCCTCGCGCCCGCGAGCAAGCACCTCCTGTCGGAACCGGCGATCGTGGCCCGCCTGGCGCGCCGCGTCCTGGGCGACGCGTCACGCACGCCCTGGGAGGAGTTCGAGAAGGACTACGCCACGGTCCGCGACCGCATCGCGAAGGTCATCCCGGGCTTCGAGGACTTCAACGCGCGCGTGACCGGTTCCGCCGGCCACCCCGGCGGCTTCACGCTGCCGCACGGCCCGCGCGACGAGCGGCGCTTCCCCACCGCCACCGGCAAGGCCAACTTCACGGCCGCGCCCGTCGCGTACCCGAAGCTCCCCGAGGGCCGGCTGCTGCTGCAGACCCTGCGCTCGCACGACCAGTACAACACCACCATCTACGGCCTCGACGACCGCTACCGCGGCATCAGGAACGGCCGCCGGGTCGTCCTCGTCAGCCCCCACGACGCCCAGGGCCTGGGCCTCGCGGACGGCTCCTACGTCGACCTGGTCAGCGAGTGGACGGACGGCGTGGAGCGCCGCGCCCCCGGCTTCCGCGTCGTTCACTACCCGACGGCCCGCGGCTGCGCGGCCGCGTACTACCCGGAGACCAACGTCCTGATCCCGCTGGACTCCACCGCTGACACCAGCAACACCCCCACCAGCAAGTCCGTCGTCGTCCGCCTGGAACAATCGGCGACCGACTGAGCGTTTGCTCAGGCAGCCGACCAGGCAGAACAGCACCCCACGCACGAACACCGACAGACGACGAACGGAGCCGGGCACCATGGGCGAGCACAGCAGCGTGAAGTTCCCGCAAGAGATCATCGACGAGTACGCGGCGCTCGGCGTCGACCTGCCCGCCCTGTTCTCCGCGGGGGACCTCGGCACCCGCATGGGCGTCCAGATCAAGGAAGCGTCCCCCGAGCGCGTCGTCGGCACCATGCCCGTCGAGGGCAACACCCAGCCCTACGGTCTCCTGCACGGCGGCGCGTCCGCGGTCCTCGCCGAGACCCTCGGCTCCGTCGGCTCGATGCTCCACGGCGGCAGTGCCAAGATCGCCGTCGGCGTCGACCTGAACTGCACGCACCACCGCGGCGCCCGCTCCGGCCTCGTCACCGGCGTCGCCACCCCCGTACACCGCGGCCGCTCCACGGCCACGTACGAGATCGTGATCACCGACGAGCAGGACCGGCGGGTCTGCTCGGCCCGCCTGACCTGCCTCCTCAAGGACATGCCCAAGAGCTGAGGCCTCACGTCCGACGCGGGACTCCGTCCGGCGAAGGACACATCGGGCGAAGGACTCGTCCGGCGCCGAGCTCGTCCGACGCAGGGCTCGTCCGGCCCCGGGCTCGTCCGACGCAGGGCTCGCCCGTCACCGGGCCGGTCCGCGACAGGCCGATCCAGCCGATCCACCACCACAAGGCTGGTCCGGTCCTGACAAGGACGGTCCTGACAGGGCTGCCCCGCCACGGGGCTCGTCCGCGACAGGGCTCGTCCATGACAGAGCTCGTCCGTGACAGGTCCGGTCCTGACCGGGCTGACCCGCCACGGGGCTCGTCCGTGACAAGGCTGGTCCGGTCCTGACAGGGCTGACCCGCCACAGGGCTCGTCCGTGACAGGGCTCGTCCAAGCCAGAGCTCGTCCGTGACCAGGCTGGTCCGGTCCTGACCGGGCCGGTCCGTCACAGGGCGCGACCACGATCACGACGCTCCACGCCGCTGTTCCCGGCACGGACGGCCACCGTCGCCGCGCCGGGCAGCGCAGGCGTCCCCCACGGGACGGGAGCCGTCCAGCACGGCACCTGGCCGCCGCCTACGCGAGTCCGGCCCGCCCACCGACAGGCCTCACCGCCCCACCGGACGCCTCGGCGCAGACGTTCACCAAGTCGCGACCCACCACTCAACTACCCGACGCAGAACAGCAGTTGAGGCCGTCGCCCGCATTGGCGGACTCTCCCCCTCCGCACCGGCGTTGAGCATGGCCGGTATCGGCCCCTCGTCGAGCCAGAACCTCCCTCCGACGACGGCGCCCCGCACACCCACATGCACGCCCAAGCCCACACCGACACCCTGTGGGCCGCCCCCCAACTCCCTCCACCCTTAAGAGCGTTGGGCGGCGCTTCCGTCACGCCTGCGCCGCACCCTGCAAGCCCTGCTCGTCGCAGTGACCGTCGCGGGGCGCCTACGCGCACACCGCCCTCACCACCACCCCCGGCCGCACCCTCCCCGATCCCTTACCCCTCCCAGGTCACCTTCCGGCACTACGAGGGAAGCGGCGCGCCGGACCCGCACCACCCGCGATCCGCCACCTTCCGCCTCACCGTCTCCGTGCGCGACACCCAGCCCGTGATCATCCGTCAAATACAAGTCGCACTACCGGGATTGCATACCCGCGTCATCCCCGCGCTGCCACTGACAGTGAAGGGCGGCACCCCGAAACCCCTCACTGTCGCATCTCCGTACACAAGCGCGCCACCCTGCCGCCCGGCTTCACCCTGCCGCACCTCGCCCTCGGCCTTCGGAACCGTCAGGCACAGCAGCAGCACAGCCACCACTTCGGCGGCGCCCGCCCCCGCGACCTCGCCGCCTGTCCGCACGCCGCCTGCGGGACGCCGAAGGGCACTCCGGGCCGCCCCGCGGACCGCGAACGGATCTCACATGGAAGTAACACTCGGTTACCTCTGTCGCAACAGAGCAATGCGGAGCGCGAGCCACCGCCCCCGAAGCGCCCGGCATCCGCCTCCCCAGCGGCACACTTCCACCCGCAAGGACCAAGATCACCCCAAGTTCCTTAGCGGAACAGCATGTTCTCCCCATGCGAGCGCCGGCACCCTCCGGCCAAAAGTCCCAATCGCCCCCACTGCACCCACCGACGAGCACCGCGTCATAACAAGAGCGTCACATCCTTCCCTCCTCAGCTCCCCACCCCACCCACCTGCGCTTATAGTCACGGCCAGTCACCGCGCCGCCGGGCGCGTCTGCTGCACGGCCCTGTACCACCCCAGTACGGCCCGGCGAGACACACGGCCCCCAACCGCGGGAGCCGCGCCAGGGAGAGGATTGATCGTGCGACACCGTTCCTTGCTCATCATGACCAGCGTGCTCACCACCGGAGCACTCACGCTCACCGCCTGCGGATCGCGCGACGACGACAAGGGCAGCGACAGCAGCAAGAAGACCACCGTCATCATCGGCGTCGACGCCCCGCTCACCGGCCAGAACTCGGCCACGGGCCTCGGCATCCAGGGCGGCGTGCAGATCGCCGTGAACGACGCCAACAAGAACAACACCGTTCCCGGCGTGACGTTCAAGGTCCAGGCGCTCGACGACAAGGCGATCCCGGCCCAGGGCCAGTCCAACGCCACCCAGCTCGTCCAGAACGAGAAGGTCCTCGGCGTCGTCGGCCCGCTGAACTCCGGTGTCGCCACCCAGATGCAGCAGGTCTTCGCCACCGCCAACCTGGTCGAGGTCTCCCCGTCCAACACGGCCCCCGAGCTCACCCAGGGCAAGAACTGGCAGACCTCCAAGTCCCGCCCGTTCAAGACCTACTTCCGCACCGCCACCACCGACGCCCTGCAGGGCGGCTTCGCGGCCGACTACGCCTACAACACGCTGAAGAAGCGCAAGGTGTTCGTGGTCGACGACAAGCAGACCTACGGTGCCGGCCTCGCCAAGCTCTTCAAGGCGGGCTTCACCAAGGCCGGCGGCAAGGTCACGGGCCAGGACCACGTCAACACCGGCGACACGGACTTCTCCGCCCTCGTCACCAAGATCAAGAACTCCAAGGCCGACCTCGTCTACTACGGCGGCCAGTACGACGAGTCCGAGAAGCTCACCAAGCAGCTCAAGGACGGCGGCGCCAAGGTCCCGCTGTTCGGCGGTGACGGCATGTTCAGCGACACCTACATCCAGACCGCCGGCAAGACCTCCGAAGGCGACCTCGCCACCTCGGTCGGCCAGCCCGTCGACTCCCTGCCCTCCGCCGCCGACTTCATCAAGAAGTACAAGGCCTCCGGCCTCAAGGGCGACTACGGCACGTACGGCGGCTACTCCTACGACGCCGCCACCGCCATCATCAAGGCGATCGGCAACGTCGTGAAGGACGGCAAGGTCCCCTCCGACGCCCGCACCAAGATCGTCGGCGAGGTCCAGAAGACCAAGTTCGACGGCATCGCCGGACCCGTCTCCTTCGACGAGTACGGCGACACCACCAACAAGCAGCTCACCGTCTACCAGGTCGTCGACGGCAAGTGGAAGGCCGTCAAGAGCGGCACGTTCAACGGCTGATCCGAACCACCCCGGGCCACCAGGCGGTTCGGTCACCAAGGGCCACGGCCCGACCGAACCGCCGACCCGGTCCACATCACCGGGACAGGCCCTCAGCACCACCTCTGGGCCGCGCGGCCATGACCACCCGTCACCGCGCGGCCCGCTTCATACGCCCTGCTCAACCTCTCCCCACCACATGGAGGCCATGCGGTGAACACCCTGCCGCAGCAGCTGGCCAACGGGCTGTTCCTCGGCTCGATGTACGGGCTGATCGCCATCGGCTACACGATGGTGTACGGCATCGTCCAGCTCATCAACTTCGCCCATGGCGAGATCTTCATGACCGGCGGCTTCGGCGCACTCACGGTCTACCTCTACGTTCTGCCCAACGGCACATCCATGTGGATAGCCCTCCCCGCGATGCTGATAGGCGGCGGAATCGTCTCCGTCCTCATCGCCGTCGGGGCCGAACGCTTCGCCTACCGACCACTGCGCGGAGCACCACGCCTCGCCCCGCTCATCACGGCCATCGGTCTGTCGCTCGCGCTCCAGCAGCTCGTCTTCAACTGGTACCCGAACGCCAAGAACGACCTCAAGTTCCCCCAACTGCCCTTCGGACCCGTCCACATCGGCTCCATCAGCATCCAGAGCGGCAGCGTCTTCGTCATCATCGCCGCCCCCCTCTGCATGGCGGCCCTCGCCCTGTTCGTCAGCCTCTCCCGCACCGGCCGCGCCATGCAGGCCACCGCGCAGGACCCTGACACCGCGCAGCTCATGGGCATCGACACCAACCGCATCATCGTCATCGCCTTCGCCATCGGCGGCTTCTTCGCCGCCGTCGCAGCCGTCTCGTACGGCCTGCGCTACGGCACGGTCAAGTACGACATGGGCTTCCAGATGGGCCTCAAGGCCTTCACCGCAGCCGTCCTCGGCGGCATCGGCAACATCTACGGCGCCATGATCGGCGGCCTGGTCCTCGGCCTCGCCGAAACCATGGCCACCAGCTACATCGACGGCATCCCGGGCATGCAGCAGCTCGGCGGCGGCGGCTGGTCCTCCGTCTGGGCCTTCGTACTCCTCATCCTCGTACTGCTGTTCAGGCCACAAGGCCTCATCGGCGAACGCGTCGCGGACAGGGCGTGAGCACCATGGCAACCACAGACACCACCACCCCCGCCCGCGGTCTCATCGCGCTCCCCCAGACCGCGGCCCGCACCCTCGTCGCCGTCGGCGCCGTCGCCACCATCGCCAGCACCTTCATGTCCTGGACCTACACGTCCGACTTCCCCGGGGACCTCACCTACTACGGCTCCCCGGCCGGACTCCAGATCCTCGCCCTCGTCGCCGGCGTCCTGACCCTCCTGTTCGCGCTCACCCTCTTCGGTGTCCGCGGCCTCGGCTGGCTCAACCCAGCAGGCGCCACCCAGCCCGTCCTGCTCGCCACCGCGTCCGCGTTCGCCGTGAGCTGGTTCAGCGCCATCGCCATCGCCGTCGACCTCAAGGGCCTCGTCGCACTCGACCCCGGCGCGTACATCGCCGCCGTCGGATCCGCCATCGCCCTGGTCGGCGCGCTCGCGCTCCCCACGCCCGGTGACACCTTCAAGGACTACGTCACCAAGCCCGGACGCATCCCCCCGGCCGCAAAGCTCCCGGCCTGGGGCGAACGCCTCGTCATCACCGCCGCCACCGCCCTCGCGCTGATCGTCTTCGCCTACGGCGTCGGCGTCGACCCCGACGCGAGCGAAACGTTCCTGGGCTACATCCTCCTGGTCGTCCTCGGCACCTGGTCCCTGTTCACCGCGGGACTCTTCGACCGCTTCGCCCAGCTCAACGCCGGCCACAAGGGATTCGCCACCTCCATGGCCTTCCTCGCGGCGGCCCTCTTCCCCTTCGTCGAGAACAACGAGCACAACTCCAACCTCGGCGTGAACATCCTCGTCGTCGCCACCGTCGCCCTCGGCCTCAACATCGTCGTCGGCCTCACCGGCCTCCTCGACCTCGGATACGTCGCCTTCCTCGGCGTCGGCGCCTACGCGGCCGCCCTCGTCTCCGGATCCGAGTTCTCCCGCTTCGCCGGCGTCCAGTTCCCCTTCTG
This window contains:
- a CDS encoding branched-chain amino acid ABC transporter permease is translated as MATTDTTTPARGLIALPQTAARTLVAVGAVATIASTFMSWTYTSDFPGDLTYYGSPAGLQILALVAGVLTLLFALTLFGVRGLGWLNPAGATQPVLLATASAFAVSWFSAIAIAVDLKGLVALDPGAYIAAVGSAIALVGALALPTPGDTFKDYVTKPGRIPPAAKLPAWGERLVITAATALALIVFAYGVGVDPDASETFLGYILLVVLGTWSLFTAGLFDRFAQLNAGHKGFATSMAFLAAALFPFVENNEHNSNLGVNILVVATVALGLNIVVGLTGLLDLGYVAFLGVGAYAAALVSGSEFSRFAGVQFPFWAAMLTGMLASLVFGVLIGAPTLRLRGDYLAIVTLGFGEIFRITVNNLDGTSGPNLTNGPNGISMIPDLEIFGFNFGSNHDIGGFSLGRFANYFLLMLLITAIVVLVFNRAADSRIGRSWIAIREDETAATAMGINGFRVKLIAFALGASLAGLAGTVSAHVGYSVNPAPYQFAGSVPPNSAFLLAAVVLGGMGTVNGPILGATLLYMLPEKLSFLKEYQLLAFGVALVLLMRFRPEGIIANRRRQLEFHESDDSVHIPEQGLPDSTVGVTKAGA